The following proteins are encoded in a genomic region of Hymenobacter siberiensis:
- the hxlB gene encoding 6-phospho-3-hexuloisomerase: MSEPQAEQLSQDLKQNLQLLITENQQLAERIDWTAAAALVPLIRQAERVFVVGAGRTGLALQAAAMRLMHLGLRVFVVGETTTPAIGAGDLLLAGSGSGTTSTIVKAAEKAVAAGARVAAISTTAESPLATLADLVVLVPAAQKQDHGGSLSQQYAGSLFEQAVLLLTDALFQTLWTLDGTPAPELWKRHANLE; the protein is encoded by the coding sequence ATGAGCGAACCCCAAGCCGAGCAGCTGAGCCAGGACCTGAAGCAGAACCTGCAGCTGCTCATCACCGAAAACCAGCAGCTCGCCGAGCGCATCGACTGGACGGCCGCCGCCGCCCTCGTCCCGCTCATTCGGCAGGCCGAACGGGTTTTTGTGGTGGGCGCAGGGCGCACCGGCCTGGCGCTGCAGGCCGCCGCCATGCGCCTGATGCACCTGGGCCTTAGGGTGTTTGTGGTGGGCGAAACCACTACCCCCGCCATCGGGGCCGGCGACCTGCTGCTGGCCGGCTCGGGCTCGGGTACCACCAGCACCATTGTGAAGGCGGCGGAGAAGGCCGTAGCCGCCGGAGCCCGGGTGGCCGCCATTTCCACCACGGCGGAGTCGCCGCTGGCCACGCTGGCCGATTTAGTCGTGCTGGTGCCCGCAGCCCAGAAGCAGGACCACGGCGGCAGCCTCTCGCAACAGTACGCGGGCAGCCTGTTCGAGCAGGCGGTACTGCTGCTCACCGATGCCCTTTTCCAAACGCTGTGGACCCTGGACGGCACGCCCGCCCCGGAGCTCTGGAAACGTCACGCCAACCTCGAATAA
- the hxlA gene encoding 3-hexulose-6-phosphate synthase, whose protein sequence is MAKLQVAIDLLTTKEALELAAKVAPYVDIIELGTPLIKSEGLAVIKAMKAAHPDKLVFADFKTADTGELEAGMAFGAGADLVTILGSVDDATIIGAVKAAKEHGKGVVVDTIGVKDRVKRAQEVSKLGVEFVELHAGLDEQALPGYSIQVLIDEAKRAGVPVSIAGGVNIDTIAAVKQAGVAVAVAGGAIYGAADPAAAAKALREALDAA, encoded by the coding sequence ATGGCTAAATTACAAGTTGCAATCGACCTCCTGACCACCAAAGAAGCCCTTGAGCTGGCAGCAAAAGTGGCTCCCTACGTAGACATCATCGAGCTGGGCACCCCGCTCATCAAGAGCGAAGGCCTCGCCGTTATCAAGGCCATGAAGGCTGCCCACCCCGACAAGCTGGTGTTTGCCGATTTCAAAACCGCCGACACCGGTGAGCTGGAAGCCGGCATGGCCTTCGGCGCAGGTGCCGACCTCGTGACCATTCTGGGCTCGGTGGATGATGCCACCATTATCGGCGCGGTGAAGGCCGCCAAAGAGCACGGCAAAGGCGTGGTGGTGGATACCATCGGCGTGAAGGACCGGGTGAAGCGCGCGCAGGAAGTGAGCAAGCTCGGCGTGGAATTCGTGGAGCTGCACGCCGGCCTCGACGAGCAGGCCCTGCCCGGCTACTCCATCCAGGTGCTCATCGATGAGGCCAAGCGTGCCGGCGTGCCCGTTTCCATCGCGGGCGGTGTGAACATCGACACCATTGCCGCCGTGAAGCAGGCCGGTGTGGCCGTAGCCGTAGCCGGTGGCGCCATCTACGGCGCCGCCGACCCCGCCGCCGCCGCCAAGGCGCTGCGCGAGGCACTGGACGCCGCGTAA